The window AGATATCATCATTTATCTCTCAAGAAACTCTCATCTATacctaataattaattaatgtttgtttgGTGATATGGCTGATCAGCAGCGACCCCACAACACCTCAGATTCTCGCCGGAAATCACTAGCCGGAAGACGAACGTCGTCACAACAAACTCCGACGACGTCATCACTGAGTTCAGGCGGAGGATCCATTGCGGCTGCGACGACGACGGGAACAGGAACGGCGTCTCCTTGTGGGGCTTGCAAGTTCTTGAGAAGGAAGTGTGTGAGTGGATGCATATTCGCCCCACACTTCGGGTCGGACCAAGGAGCGGCTAGGTTCGCGGCTGTCCATAAAGTTTTTGGAGCGAGCAACGTGTCGAAACTGTTGCATCATATCCCGGTGAACCGTCGCCACGACGCGGTGGTTACTATCTCATATGAGGCTCAGGCTCGACTCTCTGATCCTGTCTATGGCTGCGTCTCAACCATCCTTGCTCTCCAACAACAGGTAAAACaattacattttcttttgattagCCTTTTGTTATTCAGTATAGTTTGTAACGGTTGAAATCGACTACATACTAGaaagttttagataaacataatataaaagtaaaaataaaaaactgagaGAAATCTATGTTATTCCCCAACCTATAAATACATTTacttaattctaaatttttaagaaatattttaaagttcttTTGTTAAGTGCAAATTTATTTCCTATGCTAAGAATAATagatgattaaataaaaatacttttgtAACCATAAAATATATTAGGTGGCCTCGCTACAGGCGGAACTATCGGTGGTGCAATCACAACTAATAAACAGTAGAGTCGCAATGGCCAACGTTATGCAACAACAAACtcatcaccaacaacaacaacaacaacaactagtCGTCATGCAACAACCAGAATACTCCAACAACTCCTCCGCCTCCACCACTCTCGCCGGAGCCGCCATGAACAGCTTCACCGTGGCCGCAGAGGCAGCAGACGTCAGCTATGACGTCATGGCTCCGACTAACTTAGAACATTCATTGCCGCCAATGCCACCGCATCAGCAAAGTAGAGGAGATCAGCATCATGAGGATGAGGAAGAGAGCGGTGCTGATTTTTCGGTGGCTGTTGGATCTACGGCGGTTGCTTCCGAGGTTATATTTCCGGCGGAGGGTTTTCACCGGAGATGAATATATTTACCTAGATTCGTCTTTGATTTATATGATCTATCTCCTTTTTAATAATGTTAAGAACGAGAAGAGAATAATATACCATGTAGAGATGTCGTGAGATATTTTGAATGAGATAGTTACTAGTTAATTTACATCATCATAGGGGTAAAACTAATTGATTTTTACAATGCGTGCGTTAATACATGTTAGTATGAGCTGATCATTCCCAATGTAATCGCAAAGAAAGACCACTCTCAtgtaagaagaaacaacacaGATTTGGTTATTCTCTACATCATGACCAAATCTGTGTTGCCAAATCTTATTTTGCATGAAAGAAACTAACGTCACAAAGAACTTTTTTTATTGAAAGAAAGATTAGAAATTGGAATTTTTATCGCAAGAAAGATTATGAATATTGCAAAGGACCTGTACTATGAATTGTGGCAGGGGAGACGATACTCTTTCGTTTACCAATGAGTCATGATGATCGTCATGAATTCTAACTATTATTAACTGTTTTGATCGTttccaacaaataaaaaaagaagataataaacaccaaccacaacaacataaaattacaattaaaaagGTTATGATTCCAAAAGGGTAGTGTGAACAAACACAACCGAGACCAAACAAAAACTCTTGTCTCTCTACCTCTCATGTTCTTCACATCCTGCAATTTACAGCCACATATAAAGTCTCAGACCAATAAAACTTATTTCAATCTCAAAAGGCGGTGAGACGTTGAATTCCAAATTACCTGAATCTCGAGGAGATTCGAGTGTTGTTAGGTGTAAACGAGAGGGAGGAGGAAGAGTGGAAGCAGCTGGAGCTGGAGAAGGCGAACCGCGGATGCTAGGAGGATTGCTGTTTTGTAGCCAACCTTCTTGAACTTGAGAAGCAAACTGAAGATTCCACAAGACATCTTCAATGGAAGGACGTTCTGAAGGATCTTTAAGGAGACACCTTACACATATCTCCATCATTGTCTTCAGTGATTGGTCTGAGCAAGCTCTATGGACCGTTGGATCAACGATGCTCCTACGCGCTCCATCATCCGCTACAATGCTCGCTTGTAACTACAATGAAAAACACAGTTTATAAAGTAGATGATCACGGTTTCGCttctagctatatatatatatatcgaatgCCATTTACCTGCTCTTTTAGAACATCGACTTGACCCTTTGCTCTCAGTGGTCTTCCAACTATAAGTTCTAGCAATATCACTCCAAAGTCATATATATCGATTTTATCTTCGTCTTTGATGCTGatcagaaacagaggattaaaCCATAGAAACAGAGGATTGAACCATAGAAACAGAGGATTAGACCATATAAACCATAGAAACAG is drawn from Camelina sativa cultivar DH55 chromosome 1, Cs, whole genome shotgun sequence and contains these coding sequences:
- the LOC104789836 gene encoding LOB domain-containing protein 20-like, whose translation is MADQQRPHNTSDSRRKSLAGRRTSSQQTPTTSSLSSGGGSIAAATTTGTGTASPCGACKFLRRKCVSGCIFAPHFGSDQGAARFAAVHKVFGASNVSKLLHHIPVNRRHDAVVTISYEAQARLSDPVYGCVSTILALQQQVASLQAELSVVQSQLINSRVAMANVMQQQTHHQQQQQQQLVVMQQPEYSNNSSASTTLAGAAMNSFTVAAEAADVSYDVMAPTNLEHSLPPMPPHQQSRGDQHHEDEEESGADFSVAVGSTAVASEVIFPAEGFHRR